A genomic region of Deinococcus sp. KSM4-11 contains the following coding sequences:
- a CDS encoding phosphotransferase: MLEVSQALLDGFFPEGIRTASRLPGGSRWPTWKVQTHTATFAAKVYDTLPPARHQATLLRALWEDGFPVPAAHVRLIHDGAALVTAWMPGDLLVDTLWRDPTSAERLGLRLGELHAWLHAWHVPDAICQVLRLPDDAPVQGKALLHLDLHLLNVLVHGGQLGTVLDWEGARLGDARLDVARTLSILSVDPAILALSPEHRQAVRRLRRAYLEAYSRATEVTSDGLAPFLAWAGRYLIKDLSGKVEDGTLDPARRWTRAWLRRAAGQRPS, translated from the coding sequence ATGTTGGAGGTGTCACAGGCCCTGCTGGACGGCTTCTTTCCCGAGGGCATCCGCACCGCCTCGCGCCTACCCGGCGGATCGCGGTGGCCCACCTGGAAAGTACAGACCCACACGGCGACCTTCGCCGCTAAGGTCTATGACACGCTGCCCCCGGCACGGCACCAGGCGACATTGCTGCGGGCTTTATGGGAGGACGGCTTTCCCGTACCGGCTGCCCACGTCCGCCTCATACATGATGGTGCCGCGCTGGTCACCGCCTGGATGCCCGGCGACCTCCTGGTCGACACCCTGTGGCGTGACCCGACATCGGCAGAGCGGCTGGGCCTTCGCCTGGGCGAGCTGCATGCCTGGCTGCACGCCTGGCACGTCCCTGACGCGATCTGCCAGGTTCTGCGCCTCCCGGATGACGCGCCCGTCCAGGGGAAGGCGCTGCTGCACCTCGACCTGCATCTGCTCAATGTGCTGGTTCACGGCGGTCAGCTTGGAACGGTGCTGGACTGGGAAGGAGCGCGGCTGGGCGACGCCCGACTCGATGTCGCGCGGACACTGAGCATCCTGAGCGTCGATCCGGCGATCCTGGCGCTGTCCCCCGAGCACAGGCAGGCCGTGCGCCGCCTGCGCCGGGCCTACCTGGAGGCGTACTCCCGGGCCACGGAAGTGACGTCCGATGGCCTGGCGCCCTTTCTGGCGTGGGCGGGGCGATACCTGATCAAGGATCTCAGCGGGAAAGTGGAGGACGGGACGCTCGATCCTGCACGGCGGTGGACGCGGGCGTGGCTCCGTCGGGCGGCCGGACAGCGCCCGTCGTAA
- a CDS encoding ferric reductase-like transmembrane domain-containing protein codes for MTRTHRINGVLDDERNTLLTAGLLVAFGLAYAACWLHLGPQTLAWSMNRATGTVAYLLLAITTATGALLGSRYSPPWLSRAYQAGWHGVASGFALALGVLHGILLTVDVQAPQSLAAILIPGASTVRPLPVALGTLGLYALALVVFSTQVRRRLSPQVWKALHLAAYPAFGLLTAHGITSGSDHLGLLYGGSVALVAYTFGLRLLDVRQRQRGQANR; via the coding sequence ATGACCCGCACCCACCGCATCAACGGCGTGCTGGATGACGAGCGCAACACCCTGCTGACCGCCGGACTGCTGGTCGCATTCGGCCTGGCCTACGCGGCGTGCTGGCTGCACCTGGGGCCGCAGACGCTGGCGTGGAGCATGAACCGGGCGACGGGCACGGTCGCGTACCTACTGCTGGCGATCACGACCGCGACCGGAGCGCTGCTGGGCAGCCGGTACTCGCCACCTTGGCTAAGCCGCGCGTACCAGGCGGGCTGGCATGGGGTCGCGTCTGGCTTCGCGCTGGCCCTGGGCGTGCTGCACGGCATTCTGCTTACGGTGGACGTGCAGGCCCCGCAGTCGCTGGCCGCCATCCTCATTCCGGGCGCGAGCACGGTGCGGCCGCTGCCGGTGGCGCTGGGCACGCTGGGCCTGTACGCGCTGGCGCTGGTGGTGTTCAGCACGCAGGTGCGCAGAAGGTTATCTCCGCAGGTCTGGAAGGCGCTGCACCTCGCGGCCTATCCCGCCTTCGGCCTGCTGACCGCCCACGGCATCACTTCGGGCAGCGATCACCTGGGCCTCCTGTACGGCGGGTCGGTGGCGCTGGTCGCGTATACCTTTGGGCTGCGGCTGCTGGACGTGCGGCAGAGGCAGAGAGGACAGGCGAACCGCTGA
- a CDS encoding FAD:protein FMN transferase — protein sequence MRPADLLPVPELTLEALGTQVRATGQGAFAALNEVRRLEAVLSRFRPSPLTRLNEQGELLDPPTDLMLAVRHALDVARRTHGLVTPAVLGALEAAGYVGTPGDAPVRTPVPVPALDGVLVTHEVIRLPAGVRLDLGGTAKGWIAEQAARFLGGNAVLDAGGDLHTQFTGGGTIAIETPDGSPMYVHLGAGVAGVATSSVLKRAWTGGHHLIDPRTGCSADTTFVQVTALAGRVTVAETLAKLALLGADDVLRDLAPAGTRLLAFDRHHRMHGWQDGAWGRWAA from the coding sequence ATGAGGCCCGCCGATCTGCTGCCCGTGCCGGAGCTGACGCTGGAGGCGCTGGGCACGCAGGTGCGCGCGACCGGGCAGGGGGCCTTCGCAGCCCTGAACGAGGTGCGTCGCCTGGAGGCCGTGCTGAGCCGCTTCCGGCCCTCGCCCCTGACCCGCCTGAACGAGCAGGGTGAGCTGCTCGACCCGCCCACAGACCTGATGCTCGCCGTGCGGCACGCGCTGGACGTGGCCCGCCGCACCCACGGTCTGGTCACCCCGGCCGTCCTGGGCGCGCTGGAAGCCGCCGGGTATGTCGGCACCCCCGGCGACGCCCCCGTGCGGACGCCTGTGCCGGTGCCTGCGCTGGACGGCGTGCTGGTCACGCACGAGGTGATCCGGCTGCCCGCCGGGGTGCGGCTCGATCTGGGCGGCACGGCGAAGGGCTGGATCGCGGAACAGGCGGCGCGCTTCCTGGGGGGGAACGCGGTGCTGGACGCGGGCGGCGACCTGCACACCCAGTTCACCGGCGGCGGCACGATCGCCATCGAGACGCCGGACGGCTCGCCCATGTACGTGCACCTCGGCGCGGGCGTGGCCGGCGTGGCGACCAGCAGCGTCCTGAAGCGCGCGTGGACCGGCGGGCATCACCTGATCGACCCGCGCACCGGATGCAGCGCCGACACGACGTTCGTGCAGGTGACCGCGCTGGCAGGCCGCGTGACTGTAGCCGAGACCCTGGCAAAACTGGCGCTGCTGGGAGCAGACGACGTGCTGCGCGACCTCGCCCCGGCTGGAACGCGGCTGCTGGCCTTCGACCGGCACCACCGGATGCACGGCTGGCAGGACGGCGCGTGGGGACGGTGGGCCGCATGA
- a CDS encoding secondary thiamine-phosphate synthase enzyme YjbQ, whose translation MWLERDLTLRPVRRGFHLITREVVAALPELLGVRVGLLHVFLQHTSASLTLNENASPDVRRDFETYFNHAVPDSWPDFTHTLEGPDDMAAHIKASLLGPSLSVPVRAGRLALGTWQGIYLCEHRDHGGPRRLLLTVMGEEQPTA comes from the coding sequence ATGTGGCTCGAGCGTGACCTGACCCTGAGGCCCGTCCGGCGCGGCTTCCACCTCATCACCCGCGAGGTCGTCGCGGCCCTGCCGGAACTCTTGGGCGTGCGCGTAGGCCTGCTGCACGTCTTTCTCCAGCACACCAGCGCCAGCCTGACCCTGAACGAGAATGCCAGCCCGGACGTCCGGCGTGATTTCGAAACGTACTTCAACCACGCCGTGCCCGATAGCTGGCCGGACTTTACGCACACCCTGGAGGGGCCGGACGACATGGCCGCCCACATCAAGGCCAGCCTCCTCGGCCCCAGCCTGAGCGTGCCCGTGCGCGCCGGACGCCTCGCGCTGGGCACATGGCAGGGGATTTACCTGTGCGAACACCGCGACCACGGCGGCCCACGACGGCTGCTGCTCACCGTGATGGGAGAGGAGCAACCGACCGCGTGA